ACCGAACCTGGTTGGCCGAGTGGCTGGAGACCGACGCGACCGAATAAACGGAGTTTAAGTTCGTCCCGTCGAACGCCACAGTATGGACGACCGCACCTACACAGCGGACGCCGAACCCGGCGACGAAGTCACCGTCGCCGGCTGGGTCCACGAGATTCGGGACCTCGGTGGCATCGCCTTCCTCATCCTCCGGGACACGACCGGCAAGATCCAGGTGAAGTTCGAGAAAGACGAGATGGACGACGACCTCGTCGAGACCGGGCTGGACGCCCACCGCGAGTCTGTCATCTCGGTCACGGGGGCCGTCGAGGAGGAACCGCGCGCCCCGACCGGTGTCGAGGTCACGCCGGAGTCCGTCGAGGTCATCTCCGAAGCGGACCCCGAACTGCCGCTGGACCCCTCCGGCAAGGTCGACGCCGAACTCCCGACCAGACTGGACAACCGCACGCTCGACCTCCGCAAGGACGAGGTCAAGGCCATCTTCCAGATTCGTGCCGAGGTCCTGCGCGCCGCCCGCGAAGCCTTCCGCGACCTGAACTGCACGGAGATCAACACGCCCAAAATCGTCGCCACGGGAACGGAGGGCGGCACCGAGCTGTTCCCCATCACGTACTTCGGCCGCGAGGCGTTCATGAACCAGAGCCCCCAGCTGTTCAAGCAGCTGATGGTCGGCTCGGGGCTGGAGCGGGTCTTCGAGATCGGCCCCATCTTCCGCGCCGAGGAGCACAACACGCCCCGGCACCTCAACGAGGCGACCTCCATCGACTTCGAGTCGGCCTTCTACGACCACACCGAGGCGATGGACGCCTGCGAGCACGTCGTCAAGGCCGCCTACGAGGGTGTCGCCGAAAACTGCCAGGCCCAGCTCGAAGCGCTGGACCTCGCCGACGAGTTCGAGGCGCCCGAGGGCGAGTTCCCGCGCCTGACCTACCAGGAAGCACTGGACAAGATCAACGCCACTGGCGAACTCGACGAGCCGCTCGTCTGGGGTGACGACCTCTCGACGGAGGCCGAACACGTCCTGGGCGAGGAGATGGGCGAGCACTACTTCATCGTCGACTGGCCAAGCGAGATCAAGCCGTTCTACATCAAGGACCACGACGACGACGCGGAGGTCTCGACCGGCTTCGACATGATGCATCCGTCGATGGAACTGGTCTCCGGCGGCCAGCGTGAACACCGCTACGACCACCTCGTCGAAGGGTTCGAACAGCAGGGCCTCGACCCCGAGGCCTTCGAGTACTACACCAAGATGTTCCGGTACGGCATGCCGCCCCACGCCGGCTGGGGGCTGGGCGGCGAGCGCCTCGTCATGACGATGCTCGGGCTGGGGAACATCCGGGAAGCGGTGCTGTTCCCGCGGGACCGTCAGCGGCTGAGCCCATAGCGAGAGCCCGAGCGGAGCGAAGGGGTCTCGTCTTTACGAACGGTGAGCGAAGCGAGCAGTGCCTGGCGAAGACCAGAGAGCCAGCGAGACGAGCAGCGCGAGTCTCGCAGGACCGGCAGCGACTGTCTCTCTGAGACGGCGCTGCACAGAGCGACCGATAACGTATTCGGCGCTGTCGATACACTCCGTCACTGACACTTTTTCGAGGGGTGCTGAATACAGAGGATGTAGTCAGTACCGTTCAAAGACGGTGTCAGAGGGATGACTTTTCCCGCTGTTTTGGCAGAGACAGTCTAACTCAGGAACCACCTCTCTCAAGCGTTTCTCTATCGGTGAGAATAGACCGTGGATACCATCGTCTCAGAGAGCGAATATTATTCTATGATGAGACAGATGGTTGACGAAGAGATTGTGTTCAAAATTATTGGTCAATTTACGGAGCTTGAAGGATGTGACTTCACAGAGCTGCCACCGTTACAGGAGAGTGTGAACGTTGATGCTTTGGAGTCCTTACTAACCAGGGCCGATGGTAATCAAAACCTCCTCGTCCAGTTCGAATATAATGACGCGGTTGTCTCTCTCACTGGCGAAGGGAGTGTTCTGGTTCACCCACTCGATGGGCACTGCGAATGAGCGTGCAGAACACACGGCTGCTATCTTTCAAGCCCACCACGACAGTGTATCTAAGTCGTCTTCAGCAACTGTTCATTGTGGACAAGCGGAACAGTGACACATTGGTTGACCACGATAGCCGAGATAGACTGACCAGGTCAGTATCTCACTTTTCGTTGTAAGCCCGATGACCGACTAGCAGCCCTATTCTGCACGCTCTGTTCGGCTGACGCTGTGGATCTCGACGGAGCGAAGTACTGATTTGACAGTGACCCGCGCTCAGTCGTCGCTCGGCGTCGCAGTACCGGTTCCGCTACCCGACCCGGCCTTGGAGACGATTCCCTCGTTCGCGGCGACCCAGCGCAGCAGCAGGAACGCGAAGACGTACTTCGCGAGGATGTCGAGCCCGGAGTACCCCCACGAGGTGACGCCGACGCCAAGGAGGGCGAATCCTTCGGAGCCCAGCGCCCAGAGGATGGGGTAGCCCAGCCAGAGCACCACGGTCAGCGACCGCAGCGTCTGGAATATCTCGCTCGTGTCGGCGGCCGTCGCCGCGCCGCTCCACTCCACGAGCAGGATGTAGAGGACGGCCACGAAGAAGGCACAGCTGATGAGGTAGAACACCCAGCGGAACAGGTACGACGACGTGATGAGCGCGGCCGCGAGGCCGGTCACGCACATCCCGATGTCCATCGTGATGGCGGTGAATATCGAGGTCCGGTCGGCGTCGGCCAGCAGGCCGAGCGCCAGCAGAATCATCGGCGTCGACAGCGTCCACGTGAGATACCGACCCCACGGCGAGAGGACCTCTTGCCCGGCGAGCGCGTGGCCGGCGGGCATCTCCAGGAACCCGACCGTGAGCCCCGAGGCGAGCCCGGCGTAACTGGATATCGAGACGAGCGGTACCAGCAGTGTCGCGACCCAGATGAGTTTCGCCCGGGATGACTGGACGTCTCTACCCATGTAAACGAACAGTAATATCGCGAGACCGGCGAGCGCGATGTTCACCCAGAG
This DNA window, taken from Haloarcula ordinaria, encodes the following:
- the aspS gene encoding aspartate--tRNA(Asn) ligase — its product is MDDRTYTADAEPGDEVTVAGWVHEIRDLGGIAFLILRDTTGKIQVKFEKDEMDDDLVETGLDAHRESVISVTGAVEEEPRAPTGVEVTPESVEVISEADPELPLDPSGKVDAELPTRLDNRTLDLRKDEVKAIFQIRAEVLRAAREAFRDLNCTEINTPKIVATGTEGGTELFPITYFGREAFMNQSPQLFKQLMVGSGLERVFEIGPIFRAEEHNTPRHLNEATSIDFESAFYDHTEAMDACEHVVKAAYEGVAENCQAQLEALDLADEFEAPEGEFPRLTYQEALDKINATGELDEPLVWGDDLSTEAEHVLGEEMGEHYFIVDWPSEIKPFYIKDHDDDAEVSTGFDMMHPSMELVSGGQREHRYDHLVEGFEQQGLDPEAFEYYTKMFRYGMPPHAGWGLGGERLVMTMLGLGNIREAVLFPRDRQRLSP
- a CDS encoding HalOD1 output domain-containing protein, which produces MDTIVSESEYYSMMRQMVDEEIVFKIIGQFTELEGCDFTELPPLQESVNVDALESLLTRADGNQNLLVQFEYNDAVVSLTGEGSVLVHPLDGHCE
- the hop gene encoding halorhodopsin, which produces MSTLATETVLQASQSDALQEIQSDFLLQSSLWVNIALAGLAILLFVYMGRDVQSSRAKLIWVATLLVPLVSISSYAGLASGLTVGFLEMPAGHALAGQEVLSPWGRYLTWTLSTPMILLALGLLADADRTSIFTAITMDIGMCVTGLAAALITSSYLFRWVFYLISCAFFVAVLYILLVEWSGAATAADTSEIFQTLRSLTVVLWLGYPILWALGSEGFALLGVGVTSWGYSGLDILAKYVFAFLLLRWVAANEGIVSKAGSGSGTGTATPSDD